In one window of Helianthus annuus cultivar XRQ/B chromosome 17, HanXRQr2.0-SUNRISE, whole genome shotgun sequence DNA:
- the LOC110925374 gene encoding DDB1- and CUL4-associated factor 8-like: MSYSNTSELLVSYNNELIYLFQKNMGLGPYPVAASQEHVDSLDEPQMYTGHKNNFMVKGVSFFRPDSEHVMSGSDYGHIFVWKKKDSRVIRIMEGNKCIVNQVEPHPNISAFASSGLEKDTTLWAPVSNNIPPLVHELLQIMESSRQTRDNISRLRLKLEVLMDVFRPNRRQ, translated from the exons ATGTCGTATTCCAACACAAGCGAGCTTCTTGTTTCTTATAACAATGAACTCATTTATTTGTTTCAAAAGAATATGGGTTTAGGCCCGTACCCTGTTGCAGCGTCGCAAGAACATGTGGATAGTTTGGATGAACCACAGATGTATACTGGGCATAAGAACAATTTTATGGTTAAAGGGGTTAGTTTTTTCAGGCCTGATAGTGAGCATGTTATGAGTGGATCAGACTATGGTCATATTTTCGTATGGAAGAAAAAAGACAGTAGAGTTATTCGCATTATGGAAGGCAATAAGTGTATAGTGAATCAAGTTGAACCGCATCCTAATATCTCTGCGTTTGCGTCGTCTGGATTAGAAAAAGATACAACACTTTGGGCTCCTGTTTCTAATAACATTCCTCCCCTGGTTCATGAGTTACTGCAG ATTATGGAGTCAAGCAGGCAAACCAGAGATAATATTTCGCGGCTTAGACTCAAACTCGAAGTTTTAATGGATGTTTTTAGGCCAAATAGAAGGCAATGA
- the LOC110925375 gene encoding uncharacterized protein LOC110925375, with protein MDPYNPNNPNSCSHPFSSSDYTPAMDNAFAGHQQMPNAFNQYPFNPRQMQQPNMPFNPYQMQQLMQNPLNMPYQPTPQAPRTQIEEQDDDVEVVREMQPEPSKKKNKKGNGKKEDAAAKQQQQWTKNEEDALAKAYINSSTSPIIGNNQPGDSFWQEALDLFHRLMEQGEYRTIDSISSKCCKMNTLIQRFCGFYNTTLANKPSGWNHENAYNEAVRLYENESKSPFPHVRAWLVVKDRPKWKGCRNEVAQAKRATKRSKTSESGSYSVGGSTGCCQININDEPDYEKEPNEDGERPPGRDKRSGGGSRLEGVMAELKAFNQIFNETQTEKVKMKKKLADEKQKKQQEAQELEE; from the exons ATGGATCCCTACAAcccaaataatcccaactcatgtTCACACCCGTTTTCGTCATCCGACTACACACCCGCAATGGACAACGCTTTTGCGGGTCACCAACAAATGCCAAACGCTTTCAACCAATACCCGTTCAACCCGAGGCAAATGCAACAACCCAACATGCCGTTCAACCCATATCAAATGCAGCAACTAATGCAAAACCCGCTAAATATGCCATATCAACCAACGCCACAAGCACCACGAACACAAATCGAGGAACAAGATGATGACGTAGAGGTTGTGCGAGAAATGCAACCTGAACcttcaaaaaagaaaaataaaaagggaaATGGTAAAAAGGAAGACGCAGCCgccaaacaacaacaacaatggacAAAAAATGAGGAAGATGCGTTGGCGAAAGCATATATTAACTCTTCAACATCTCCTATAATCG GTAACAATCAACCAGGCGATTCGTTTTGGCAAGAAGCCCTTGATTTATTCCACAGGCTTATGGAACAAGGCGAGTACAGAACCATTGATTCTATCAGCTCGAAGTGTTGCAAGATGAATACGTTGATCCAACGCTTTTGTGGGTTTTATAACACAACGCTCGCCAACAAACCGAGTGGGTGGAACCACGAAAATGCTTACAATGAAGCGGTGCGTTTATATGAAAATGAGAGCAAATCTCCTTTCCCACATGTCCGTGCTTGGCTAGTTGTAAAGGATCGACCAAAATGGAAGGGATGTCGAAATGAGGTTGCACAAGCGAAACGAGCAACGAAACGGTCTAAAACTTCCGAGTCAGGAAGTTATAGCGTTGGAGGCTCAACCGGTTGTTGCCAAATAAATATCAACGACGAGCCCGACTATGAGAAGGAGCCGAATGAAGATGGAGAACGTCCCCCAGGAAGAGACAAAA GAAGTGGTGGTGGTTCGAGGTTGGAAGGTGTTATGGCCGAGTTGAAAGCATTCAACCAAATCTTTAACGAGACGCAAACCGAGAAGGTAAAGATGAAAAAAAAACTAGCCGATGAGAAGCAAAAGAAGCAACAAGAAGCACAGGAGTTGGAGGAATGA